In Nicotiana tabacum cultivar K326 chromosome 11, ASM71507v2, whole genome shotgun sequence, a single window of DNA contains:
- the LOC107798997 gene encoding uncharacterized protein LOC107798997, with product MKCRNRVRKDEFNVVVFEDLGAVYLEELLSSSECVTNRNFMDKVDKSWMHLLRWTDEYIRGVNDFLDKAFERASQGNEILCPCQKYINRNWHYRNVVEDHLVVNGFVDGYTEWVFHGEGFSSRITPHQSNNDEGSNMHDDIDGLLHDTFRNIEGESVQEEGTREDLSEDAKRFFKLLEEGKQELYPRCENFSKLSFTIRLYLFKSLYGLSNVAFSDLLELLKEAFPLAKLPEFFNKAKNMIKDLGLHYEKIHAYPNDCMLFWNDNAKVDNCSVCGSSRWKRSNYALNNTSSKVPAKVLRYFPLKPRLQRIFMCPEIAIAMRWHTNERPNDGNLRHPADGEASKDFDSLHPDFSKDPRNVRLGLSSDGFNPFRTMSISHSTWPVMLMNYNLSPWICMKPEYIMLSMIIPGPSSPGNDIDVYLQPLIAELKELWETGIETYDAETKQTFQMCAALLWTISDFPALAMLSGWSTKGRKKSKDHVNARYDLKEMGIREELQPREDDDGSVSLAKACFYMEPKQKSLFCTVIKNAKLPKGYASNISERVQVKEMKISGYKSHDAHFIMHYLLQVAVRKELPKSVSLALIRLGNIFRAICSKVIRRRDLEKMTSEIVEINCELEKIFHPTFFDIMPHLPIHLVNEIKLGGPAHLRWMYPIERNLCKYKAFVRNRSCPEASIAEGFLAEECHPIGSKKKNTFLMDPQLCYEEHQYALFNTGDEQVETFIECDWFRNELDEYGLTRVYFKKLCSTDDPFLLASQVYQVFYVEDPIEKDVYYTRNKVPVDLYDLEEENCPNIEDAFWREPNDDVGSLSGLVDVEFGCSRNDVPVDVVDIPSNAQHSHDTIIETSEEENEFDDTDWDWMESDD from the exons ATGAAGTGTAGAAACAGAGTAAGAAAAGATGAGTTTAATGTTGTGGTGTTTGAAGATCTGGGTGCTGTGTATTTGGAGGAATTATTAAGTTCCTCAGAATGTGTTACAAATCG GAATTTCATGGATAAAGTAGATAAAAGTTGGATGCATCTCCTAAGATGGACGGATGAGTATATACGTGGAGTAAATGATTTCCTTGATAAGGCATTTGAACGAGCTTCACAAGGAAATGAAATATTATGTCCTTGCCAAAAGTACATTAATCGCAATTGGCATTATAGAAATGTGGTGGAGGATCACTTGGTCGTTAATGGCTTTGTTGATGGTTACACCGAATGGGTTTTCCATGGTGAAGGATTTTCCTCTAGAATTACACCTCATCAAAGCAATAATGATGAAGGTTCTAACATGCATGATGATATTGATGGATTACTTCATGACACATTCAGAAATATAGAAGGTGAGTCGGTACAAGAAGAAGGGACGAGAGAGGATCTATCTGAAGATGCTAAgagattttttaaattattagagGAAGGGAAACAAGAATTATATCCAAGGTGTGAAAACTTCAGTAAACTGAGTTTCACCATCCGGTTGTACTTGTTTAAGTCTTTGTATGGGTTGAGTAATGTAGCCTTTTCAGACTTGTTAGAGTTGTTAAAAGAGGCATTTCCCCTTGCTAAGCTGCCAGAGTTTTTCAACAAGgctaaaaatatgataaaagattTGGGTCTTCATTATGAAAAAATACATGCATACCCTAATGATTGCATGCTATTTTGGAATGACAATGCAAAGGTCGATAATTGCTCTGTTTGTGGGTCTTCTAGATGGAAACGTTCTAATTATGCCTTGAATAATACAAGTTCTAAAGTTCCTGCAAAGGTTTTAAGGTACTTTCCCTTGAAGCCTAGGCTTCAGAGGATATTCATGTGTCCTGAAATAGCTATTGCAATGAGATGGCATACAAATGAACGACCTAATGATGGGAATTTGAGGCATCCCGCTGATGGAGAAGCTTCGAAGGATTTTGATTCTCTACATCCTGACTTTTCCAAAGATCCACGCAATGTTAGGTTGGGTCTTTCAAGTGATGGTTTCAACCCATTTCGAACCATGAGCATTTCTCATAGCACGTGGCCTGTCATGTTAATGAACTATAATTTATCACCATGGATTTGCATGAAGCCAGAATATATCATGTTGTCAATGATCATTCCAGGTCCttcatctccaggaaatgatatAGATGTGTACTTACAACCACTTATtgcagaattgaaggaactatgGGAAACTGGGATAGAAACATATGATGCTGAGACAAAGCAAACATTTCAAATGTGTGCAGCCTTGTTGTGGACAATTAGTGACTTTCCAGCATTAGCAATGCTTTCAGGATGGAGCACCAAGGGGAG AAAAAAGTCAAAGGATCATGTAAATGCTCGCTATGACTTAAAAGAAATGGGGATACGAGAGGAGTTACAACCAAGAGAAGATGATGATGGATCAGTGAGTTTGGCTAAAGCTTGTTTCTACATGGAACCAAAACAGAAAAGTTTATTTTGTACCGTCATAAAAAATGCCAAGTTACCAAAAGGTTATGCTTCAAATATTTCAGAACGCGTGCAAGTGAAGGAGATGAAAATATCAGGGTATAAGAGTCATGATGCTCATTTTATAATGCATTACTTGCTCCAGGTTGCTGTTAGAAAAGAGTTGCCCAAGAGTGTTTCATTGGCCTTGATTAGGTTGGGTAATATTTTTAGAGCCATATGTAGTAAGGTCATAAGGCGAAGAGATCTTGAAAAAATGACCTCTGAaattgttgaaataaattgtGAGCTTGAAAAGATTTTTCATCCAACATTTTTCGATATAATGCCACATTTGCCTATTCATTTGGTGAATGAAATTAAGCTTGGGGGTCCAGCTCATCTTCGTTGGATGTATCCCATTGAGAGGAACCTATGTAAATACAAGGCATTTGTTCGTAATCGATCTTGTCCAGAAGCATCAATAGCAGAGGGATTTTTGGCAGAAGAGT GCCATCCAATTGGAAGTAAGAAGAAAAATACTTTTCTCATGGATCCACAGTTATGTTATGAAGAACATCAATATGCTCTATTCAATACTGGAGATGAACAAGTGGAAACATTTATCGA ATGCGACTGGTTTCGTAATGAACTAGATGAATATGGGTTAACCCGTGTGTACTTTAAGAAATTATGTAGTACAGATGACCCTTTTTTGTTAGCATCACAAGTTTATCAAGTTTTTTATGTGGAGGATCCTATTGAGAAAGATGTTTATTATACAAGGAATAAAGTCCCTGTTGATTTATATGATTTAGAGGAAGAGAATTGCCCCAATATTGAAGACGCATTTTGGAGGGAGCCTAATGATGACGTTGGTTCCTTAAGTGGATTAGTTGATGTTGAGTTTGGATGCTCAAGAAACGATGTACCCGTTGATGTTGTTGATATTCCATCTAATGCACAACATTCACATGATACAATTATAGAAACATCGGAAGAGGAGAATGAGTTTGATGATACTGATTGGGACTGGATGGAATCAGATGATTAA